The DNA sequence CTCCATACTACTACAAGTCCCCTCCACCTCCCTCTCCTTCCCCACCTCCTCCATACTACTACAAGTCCCCTCCACCTCCCTCTCCCTCACCACCTCCTCCATACTACTATAAGTCCCCTCCACCACCCTCTCCCTCCCCACCTCCTCCATACTATTACAAGTCTCCTCCACCACCCTCACCTTCACCTCCACCTCCTTACTATTACAACTCCCCACCACCACCTTCACCATCTCCCCCACCACCCTACTATTACAAGTCTCCACCTCCACCAGAAAAGTCTCCATCTCCAACTCCATATTACTACAAATCTCCTCCACCACCATCTCCAACACCTTACTACTACAACTCACCTCCTCCACCACCTTACTACTACAAATCTCCTCCACCACCATCCCCAACTCCTTATTACTACAAGTCACCTCCCCCACCACCATACTATTACAAATCTCCTCCTCCTCCATCTCCAATACCCCATCCCCCTTACTACTACAAATCTCCTCCTCCACCTTCACCCAAACCTTACTACTACAGTTCTCCACCACCTCCATACTATTATAGCTCTCCTCCTCCACCAGTTGTATATCACCCACACCCGTACCCGCATCATTACAACCACGGATTGATCGTTAAGGTAGTAGGTAAAGTTTACAGCTACAAGTGCTATGACTGGAACCATCCCGAGAAGTCCCATAACAAGAAACACCTCAAAGGTACATCATATTCATCTCATTACCTTTTTGTTCAgatatacaattttattatggttaaaaaatgactaatcaagaaatttttttatatatcaacaTCTTACTAGCACAtttcttttgtcattttaaacttaaaagagAATATTGATTATTACATATCTAATACCTTAAAAAGTTTATCCATTTATATGTCaattattatcttttcaatcctattttatctcatttaaaatcttaaatgttttaaaaataaaaagctaaTAGTGGtagataatttattaaaaaatttaaaataaataaagattttaattgaaattcttattttatgtGTCATCTCCAAAATTGTATgcataaaaagaagaaaataaggaataatataatttgattagaagaagataaaacctatatataattaatagatAAAGAGAACAGTTGAGAGAAAGGTAACAACCATAATGTTGAGCAATATAGTGTGCTTTCGTATAAGAATAGTTTAACTTATTAACATGTAGAAGTGCATTTATGTGTCCTAATGAATCGTTTTGGGGGCATGTAGGTGCTGTTGTGGAGGTGGAATGCAAGGCAGGGTGGAAAGTGATCAAGGCCTATGGTGAAACTAAGAGCAATGGAAAATACAGTATCACAGTTAAGGATTTTGACTATGTGAAGTATGGAGCCACAGTGTGCCAGGCCAAGCTTTATGCTCCACCTAAACACTCCCCCTTCAACATACCCACTAAATTCAACGAAGACACCAAGTTGAAGGTGAAATCTAAGGACAAGTATGAAGTGGTGCTTAAGGCTAAGTCATTTGCTTATGCTCCAAAGAAGTACTTTAAAGAATGTGAAAAGCCTTCACCCACTCCTTACTACTATAAGTCAcctcctcctccaactcccgTTTACAAATACAACTCTCCACCTccaccatcaccatcaccaaAACCTACACCTTCATACTACTATAAATCACCACCCCCACCTTCACCATCCCCTCCTCCTCCATACTATTACAAATCACCTCCACCACCATCTCCATCACCCCCATCTCCTTATTATTACAAATCCCCTCCACCACCATCCccatcaccaccacctccaTACTACTACAAGTCCCCTCCACCACCATCTCCatctccaccacctccctatTACTATAAATCACCTCCACCACCATCTCCATCACCGCCACCTCCTTACTATTACAAATCTCCTCCACCACCATCCccatcaccaccacctccaTACTACTACAAAtccccaccaccaccatctccttcaccaccacctcCATATTACTATAAATCACCTCCACCACCATCTCCATCACCGCCACCTCCTTACTATTACAAATCTCCTCCACCACCATCCCCATCATCGCCACCTCCATACTACTACAAatccccaccaccaccacctccataCTACTACACATCCCCTCCACCTCCCTCTCCATCGCCACCACCTCCCTATTACTATAAATCACCCCCACCACCATCTCCATCACCGCCACCTCCTTACTATTACAAAtccccaccaccaccatccCCCTCACCACCACCTCCATATTACTATAAATCACCTCCACCACCatctccttcaccaccacctcCATATTACTACAAAtccccaccaccaccatctccatcaccaccacctccaTACTACTACAAATCCCCTCCACCTCCCTCTCCatctccaccacctccctatTACTATAAATCACCCCCACCACCATCTCCATCACCGCCACCTCCTTACTATTACAAATCCCCTCCCCCACCATCCCCATCACCACCCCCTCCTTATTACTATCAAAGTCCTCCTCCACCAGTAAAATCGCCTCCACCTATCTACAATTAAGCTGCGAATGGAAGGATCACTCATGATAAATCATGTAAGTTTACGATCCTTTAttcctttcagaaaaaaaaaaaaaacacacacacacacacattacACGCTACATCcataaatttttgtaataaaagttaCTGTTTAATTTCTAACAGATTCTTGCTTTCATTGAGGAATAAAGACAATCTCCATTTGAAGCCAAGTGATCTATCTTCCTATTTAAGTTTTTTGAATAAAAGTCTGAAGGTGTCATCTCTGCACTTCTATACTCGTGATTCAGACCCGATTGATTCTATCTGTTTGATGGTCGTCTTGCACGTTCCAATCTTATTGTGTTCAAATGCCTCACAGATCAGAACAAGAGAGATTTGAAATGTGAATGACAAGTGAAAGTGAAAAATATAGtacacttttaatttatttgttcataGATTAATTGGCCTGGCCATGTATGATTGGTTTTCATTTATGCGGCATTTCCGTATTGTGCCATGTCGTTTGTGATAAGAATGTTATTACATTAGAAATAAAGCATCGCATTCAGCTTTTCTCTTCCCAACTGCAAGTATTTATGGTTACCAAAGTTTCAAATAGCTCCACTATTTATGAGACTCTTCTAAACATTctgaataacaaaaaataaatctgctgataaaatttttagttctttTCAAATTAACTCaaacaaattaagaatgaaaaacATGAATTTCATTACTAATTACTATTAGAGTGTCCAACTTATAAATCTTAAATTTGttctattcaaataaataaaatacgcAACAATAACTAAATCACAACAGTAGAAGTCAACTGCGCATAAACTTTACCTATAACATTTATGTAGTTTTCTGTAGTTTTGGAGATCACAGACATAGTGTTGTTCTAACCAGATCTCACTGAAACTTGTGTTGTTTGTTACTTTTCTTCTGTAATACAGTTTTggaattctttcttctctagGGCTCTCTGTTTCTATATGTTCTTCGAGTATACCTATTCCtagaactttttttttcatatcaaatTTGTCTGATAAGAACTGCATGGAATTGAAGGAAAGGGATTCATGCACTACGAGGAAATTTGGTTTCTAAAACCAAATTATTAACctctaaaatgataaaattagtcactaaattagtgaccaatttagagtcTAATAGTCATAAGTAGCTAAAACTTTGATATAGCTAATATTAGATACCAATTTAGCTtctaatttagagaccaattttgtgataaaatatatagaaactaATTTTGCAACTAATTGCATAGAAACTAATTTAACAACCAATTATATTGAAACCAATTTAGCAATCAAATATATAGAAATCAATTTAGTAACCATTTTATATAGAAACCAATTTAGTAACCATGTTATCTAGAAACCAATTTAATGATCATATTACCCTATTATATAGAAACCGATGTAGTAaccaaaatataaagataaaagatggTCACCATATTGGTCTCTAAACAATGATAATTTGTTTTCAGATATTTTCTACTTCCTTTATCTACTTAATCTttcacattttatatttatttctaaatttaatttcaataactttaaaataaattatcaataattaaaattgactttttactataatttaaattattcattacaaatttaaaatattcatatcaaCAAATTAAATGATTCATTATCTGGCTACCCTAAGTCATGTTAATGCTAATACATCTAGCATTTAAGTTTACTTAAAAAGTATGTTTGTTTGTGTCTCACATCTGCTAGACGTCTTAATAGCTTCGCATaataggtatatatatatatatatatatatatatataaaggaacGCTAGTAAACAGAGCAAAATACCTGGAACAATAGTAAACAGAGCAAAAACGACACTCTTCAAGACACAGTTTGAAATGGTTCAGTCGATGACACAGAATGAGATTTAGAAACTCACCTTCACAATATCACCACGACCGCAAATAACGCCTTCCCCCAGAATCTTTTTCCAGTACCTTCACCGAGTTGCGCCAATGTGAAATTGAAAGCAATGAATAGGTAATTTGTTATTAAGAATTGTATTTAAGTTAAATGGGAGAGAAAACGGAGAGAAATGTGAGAAAGGTGACAAACCCTAAGGCTCTTCTCACTTGCCTAGATAGATTTGAGGAAGAGGATGGAATTAGATGAATTTGATAGGATAATTTGTTGTGTTTCTTTGATAGGATTTAAGAGTGAATCTGAGTGAATTTTATGATGAAATTTGAGAGAATTTTGTGAGTCATTTGATcgttagataaaaaataattttaataaagtaaaagtataaaactaaaattaatatattattattattgaatattattagtatcattataattatttattattatcattatttattataataattatctaatGCATCTTACTATTTGCTTTGCATCCATTTCAtcacagaaaaagaaaaaaaagatgaaatacAAAAGTTATATAAGTACACGTGAGTAGGATATAATGATAAAAGCCTTCATCATCCACTAAAATCAGCAGACCTTCaagaagataataaatttattttatccttcAAATCAACTCTTTCTAcaaatcaacaaataaaaacatgaattaAACCTCAAATCCATTTCACCAAACCCCTCTCTACAGTAGTATCTTCTCATACGAACATAGGCTAAGACTCAAATGGCAAGCCCGGAAAGCTCTGAAATAGTTTGGTCTTTTCGCAGAATTTGGAAAATAAAGTAAGCGTGGCAAGAAAGAAATCTCTCCTCAAGTGATTCTCTTTCCACccataaaaaatacataccatttgatgaaaaataaaattgctaaattttaaaaacttgggGTCCACTgatttgtttatattgtttaattttttttttcaaatcaccTAAATAATGAGAATTGGTTGTTGtaactttataattaaattcatgaTACATAGATATATTCTattgtataacaaaaaatatttattaataagttttaaaaaatgtaaaaaaaaataatacacaacTTCCTTATTTTCAAACATGTGTAACAATTAAGTCATTTATTTTAGGATTATACTAATTAAGTTAAAGACGTGTCTATTGTTAGtctgtatttttcttttttagttttaaaaaaaaaaattaatgttgtcTTGGGTTGTAAAAGTTGtaccaaaataataatcaaaattgatAAAACCTGCACCGTCTCTATTTTTTAGAGTTATTAACACTTGTAATTGACCAACACGAAAATACTCCCTTGATAAAATGCAAACAATGACAAAATGTTCAGATTCTAAATGAGGAATACATCACTTATTCAGATCTCGGAAACATGGTTTAATGTTGGGAATGAGagattaaacaaaattggaagCAGCACAATGAATATTTATGAGTCAGTATGTAGTTCACTAGTTTATTTGCATTTGTCAGACGAAATTCCTTTTAAAGCAGTATTCAGTGTAACTCACTTGTCACCTAAACGGCCAAACCTACGTAGGCAATCAGCAAAACTGGTAACAAGACTAGCACACTTCAAAGGATCCTTGAAATGTTCCTTGTAACATGATAAGGTCGCAAATCTCTCGGCCGTGCATGGCCCAGGCTTTGGGTTTGGAAGCTTATACTCTTTATCATGAAGATCCTTTGCCTTCTGGGTTACTTCCTGCAACATAGTCTCCTCTTGCTTCTGCAATCTTTCCAAAACCTTCTCACTTTCCTGAAGCGTAGACTGAATACTCTCTAACTCTGACTGTAGAGGTTGAGCAGGAAACGTTCCAGGTAGATGCAAAGGGGGCTGCACTGGCCACCCTGGAATAACTGCACTCTCTGGCTTTCTAGTTTCATTAGATTGAGACTTTTCAGTGTCTCTTGCTATCTTTCGTCTGCTCtttctagtttttttctttGGCATGCCATCATCAACAAGCTGATTGACAAGGTCATTGCTAATCTGAATCGTAAACTCACCCATGATTGATAACTAACTCCTGCATAAGGTACCCGAAAGATATCATTAAAGTAATGATGTTAAAACATACTGATGCAGGTAAtgtagaataaaagaaaattgaaattatctTTATGatttatggatatttttgttgattttggtGGCTCCTGTTGTTATGTATCATAAGCATTTAAGTTTCTTATTTTAAGTCCAAGGACTCTGACGCTATGTTTAAACAACTGAAGGTGGGTTAAATGGAAGGTTGGAATAAAGTGGTGGAATGGAATGGAATGAAATGGAATAACCATCAATCTGAACACAGCCTTGATGAGCTAGGGTTAGTAGTAAAGTAACAAATTACATTTATTGGGAATGTCAGATGACAGACAGACGACCATACAAAcatcccaaaaaaaaaataatctttagaGATTGAGGTAGAAGAGTAAAATACTAGACAATGCAGACAATCATACAAATACTCGAACCTTTATCTCAGATGTCAGATGACAAACGGCCACACAAACATCCCAAAAACTTACCTTTAAAAATACACTTAGATAACAAGGTCGGATACCAGAGATGCGGACGACCATACAGGTATCCAACCTTTTCAAAAATGTAAAAGcatgaaattaaaatgtgagaaaggaaaaaagaaacgTTGaacttaaaatacttttaagatAGACATTATTACATCACGTTTAGTGAAAAAGGTAGCAAAAGTGTACCGGCAAGTGTTTGCAGCTAAAGCCCATTCTTTCCATGTATCAAATTAAACCAGATTGATCAAATTCTCAAAGATAAGCcatacattcataaaaaaataaaaaaactatcatAAACCAAATAACAAACTTAAAGGGGATCCGcatcatataatattaaaaccCTAAGTAGATCATCATCATAACATCCACATTACGTTACTTATCATGTACGTGTTAAGCTTACAATCATTTTCattagattaaattatacttttagtccccattttcataataaaattttaatttggtcccttaattcatttttatctcaatctagtccctattttggaaaatttaactcaattaagttctttccgttagtggtggaataacggtgttaaatgaggtgccacgtgtcagcttctggattttttgaatttttttttaaattttttattaattttttaaaatttttaaaaaaattaaaattttaccatgtgtcaagctgacatcgtgccacgtggcactatTTGGAAGGTGTCATTTTCTTattctcaatttgatccctgtaatttatcttttatctcaatttagtcccaatttttgtaaaaattatgcaatttcgcctcctccaaattgaaacaaaaattataaaatgttatacaaatatttttattcaaattgatatttttattatatattttcaataaaaccaagtttctttaaatttgtttcacattaaattttacttaaaattgttttcaaattttaaatttatttgttttttattgttacataaattaactaactaaaatatataattgttatttttaaattatataattgttatttttatactaactaaaatatttgtatagaaattattgaattttaaaaatattttaaataattgcatattttaaaaatatgcaattatttaaaatataaattcaaataaaaaacaatattaaagtataatgtaataaaatatcaatataatttatgaatttttttatcaacattattttctattaacaactttaaaacaattttaaataaagtttaacgtaaaatataaattaaaataaacttaatcttgttaaaaatatttacttgaaatatcaattttgatagaaatatttgtgcatatttatatagaaattaaatttggtttcaatttggagagggacaaaattgcacaatttttacaaaaattaggactaaattgagacaaaaaataaaatacagggaccaaattgagaatgagaaaatgacaactCCCAAATAGTAACACGTGGCAGGTAGCACAATGTCCGCTTGACACAtgacaaaatattaattttttaaaagattttaaaaaaattaataaaaattcaaaaaaattcaaaaaataatcaaaaaattcaaaaaaaaattcaaaaaatccagaagctgacacgtgacaccccatttaacaccgtcaCTCCACCACTAACGAAAAAGACTTGATtgggtcaaatttcccaaaatagggaccagattgagataaaaaataattgaggaaccaaattcaaattttgctacgaaaatggagaataaaagtataatttaaccttttcattacattcaaaattatattatataaaataaaagggaCCCACCCATGCACCATTCAATCACATATACAAAgaaatttatcaatatttataaaatctcAGGATATTAAATGCACTAGCATACGAGCTTCACATATACTCATCCTGCAAACGAGTTCAGCCCATTGTAAAATAAAAGTACAACCGCAAAACTTCAGTTCTCAAAAACTTAGTTTCTGCAAATAAATTCTTAGGCCACAAAATCAAGCTAAATAGAACTTCCTGTATATGAAATCCTCCATTCCCAGAATCAATAGCTTAGCAACAATTGAATAACTTCAAACACACTTAAACCAAATATCAATTACACCTACAATCTCATGTAAACAATTTCCAAACaatcattcaaattatttaGACAAATCACACAATTTCATCAATTCAATTCCAGAACCCAACAGTATTTAAAACATCATAGTTCCTCTGTAAATTCAGTCACAATGCTCATTTTCAAAGGAGACAAAAAtcagagaaaaaataataaaccccAAAAATCATAAAACGCACAAACAGTTTATCGATTTTCAACCATAGCATCTCGAACACACACCCCACGCAAATCAGTAGACTAATCAATTCAAATCGGCTTAAACAGCACATAATCCAAAACAAATTACAATTCATATTCAAGCTATGGGTCCAGAAATGAACAAAACGGAGATAGATGGGAGTAACAGTTTTCAAAACACAGTTTGAAATGGTTCAGTCGATGACACAGAATGAGATTTAAAAACTCACCTTCACAATATCACCACGAACGCAAATAACGCCTTCCCCCAGAATCTTCTTCCAGTACCTTCACCAAGTTGCGCCAATGTGAAATTGAAAGCAATTAATAGGTAATTTGTCATTACGAAGAGATGTATTGAAGTTAAATGGGAGAGAAAATTGAGAGAAATGTGAGAAAGTAGACAAACCCTAAGACTCAAATGGCAAGTCCTGAGAGCTCTGAAATAGTTTGGTCTTTTTGCAGAATTTGGAAAATAAAGTAAGCGTGGCAAGTACGAATCTCCGTTTCATATATCTCTCCTCACGTGATTCTCTTTCCACTTACTATTCGTCAGGTTCTTCTAtgcaataaaagaaatagtttataactatataaactttaattattaattatttcataaacaaaatcTAGATCTACGTAATATATTGACTAAAAATTTAAGTCTCTAGTGATGTGATAATTAGAAACCAaagaattagtttttaatttgttgtttttattgacaaaaaattagtctctaaaataaaagtgactaaaaaaattgtttctaatTACATGTTAGCGAGTCATTAAAAAAACTatctttcaataaata is a window from the Vigna unguiculata cultivar IT97K-499-35 chromosome 7, ASM411807v1, whole genome shotgun sequence genome containing:
- the LOC114189971 gene encoding extensin-2-like — encoded protein: MTARGNDPKRGRLWPQMIMALAIAFISTTVVSVNADVYPSYEYKSPPPPSPSPPPPYEYKSPPPPSPSPPPPYEYKSPPPPSPSPPPPYYYKSPPPPSPSPPPPYYYKSPPPPSPSPPPPYYYKSPPPPSPSPPPPYYYKSPPPPSPSPPPPYYYKSPPPPSPSPPPPYYYKSPPPPSPSPPPPYYYKSPPPPSPSPPPPYYYKSPPPPSPSPPPPYYYKSPPPPSPSPPPPYYYKSPPPPSPSPPPPYYYKSPPPPSPSPPPPYYYNSPPPPSPSPPPPYYYKSPPPPEKSPSPTPYYYKSPPPPSPTPYYYNSPPPPPYYYKSPPPPSPTPYYYKSPPPPPYYYKSPPPPSPIPHPPYYYKSPPPPSPKPYYYSSPPPPYYYSSPPPPVVYHPHPYPHHYNHGLIVKVVGKVYSYKCYDWNHPEKSHNKKHLKGAVVEVECKAGWKVIKAYGETKSNGKYSITVKDFDYVKYGATVCQAKLYAPPKHSPFNIPTKFNEDTKLKVKSKDKYEVVLKAKSFAYAPKKYFKECEKPSPTPYYYKSPPPPTPVYKYNSPPPPSPSPKPTPSYYYKSPPPPSPSPPPPYYYKSPPPPSPSPPSPYYYKSPPPPSPSPPPPYYYKSPPPPSPSPPPPYYYKSPPPPSPSPPPPYYYKSPPPPSPSPPPPYYYKSPPPPSPSPPPPYYYKSPPPPSPSPPPPYYYKSPPPPSPSSPPPYYYKSPPPPPPYYYTSPPPPSPSPPPPYYYKSPPPPSPSPPPPYYYKSPPPPSPSPPPPYYYKSPPPPSPSPPPPYYYKSPPPPSPSPPPPYYYKSPPPPSPSPPPPYYYKSPPPPSPSPPPPYYYKSPPPPSPSPPPPYYYQSPPPPVKSPPPIYN
- the LOC114189892 gene encoding uncharacterized protein LOC114189892; amino-acid sequence: MGEFTIQISNDLVNQLVDDGMPKKKTRKSRRKIARDTEKSQSNETRKPESAVIPGWPVQPPLHLPGTFPAQPLQSELESIQSTLQESEKVLERLQKQEETMLQEVTQKAKDLHDKEYKLPNPKPGPCTAERFATLSCYKEHFKDPLKCASLVTSFADCLRRFGRLGDK